CGCGTCGTGGATGAAGCGCATTGGCGTCTGTGACAGCCCGTAGCCGTTTCTATGGCCTCCCAAGGCACCTTCCAGATGAAGACTCGACAACATGCTGTTTGGCAGCCCGGCCATGCACTAGAGCATTTCATCCCAGTGTATCTCATCACACTACAAAGATGGAATCCAAAACGGACTCATTGACACCGACGCAACTCAGCGCGAGGTCTAGGCGTGCAGCGCCACTCTTGAGGAGGGGGCCGCTCACTTGGCACAACATCAGGTGTATCACTGCGTAGCACACAATTCCTACAtcttcgctgccgccgcgcaatACGACGGCATGTCGCGAAGGCTCTCCGACAaactgtgtgtgggggtgtgaATAGCTCTCCTCGGCCGCGACATCAGCATCTGGCGccacctgcgcagcgcatTGCGATTTCTTCCTCCGTGTAAAGCTAGTTGCCAGCATGCTCATTCCCCCCGCGCTTGCTTGCGTCCCTATAGTACGCGCACGAGGCggtgcctgcgtgcgtgcgtttgtgtgtgtgggtgtgtgtgtgtgtatgtgtgtgtggggaggggggtgcctCTGTATACCCGTCTTTCTGTCTCTCGatctctgcgtgcgtgctcaTTAGCGCTCGGACTGAACGTCACGCTTGGATCGCCCATCCACTGCTTCTCATTCACTTCGTTTGAGCGCGTCGTATCGGCTgccacgtcgccgctgcgcgtgtctgcgccTCCAGCTACCCCTTTTTGCTAGATTTCATATATACACCTCTTGATCTGTATGTAGCTGTGTCGTCATggggcgcctcctcctccccgtGATGTCGTGGGCTTTTCTGCGAGTGACCCTCCGTGAACTACACCGCCTCCACGCAAAAACACTGGTGTCAACTCACACAGCACACCTCACAGGGCTGCACAACCTCCTtcagcctcctccccctttgaCGGAGCTCGGCGCAATGGCCTCCTCTGCTGGGCAGGAGAGAACACCATGCTATCTCTGAGGAGAGGCTGAACCTACTTGTGTCTTGtcctccctccacacccATTGCTGCCGCCAGCCCTATGTTCCTTGCTTGTTCGGTGCAACGCTTTCCCCAATGCTcccggctgcagcggcgtttGATTCCACTCCGTCGACGCGTGTTACTCCCTTTCTGCACattgttttccctctccttcgcagACGTATACCCAAGCGCACTAGCTTCCAGTTgtctcgtcgtcctcgttgCCCTGCACACACAGCCTGACACATCGCTGCTCCGAAAAgtccccaccccccatcACACACGATGCTTGAATCCACCATGGAGAATCGGGGAGATTTCAGCGCGGATATGCCAGTGCAGCTTCCTCCCACCATTGACCCAGTGCATGAGCACTACCCGTTCTGCATTGTTTGGTCGCCTATTCCGATCCTGACGTGGTTTCTGCCGTTCGTGGGCCACATCGCGGTATGCGACAGCCAGGGCCACATCTATGACTTCCAAGAATCGTACCGCATTGGACAAGACCGCATGCTGTTCGGCAACCCAGTCAAGTACTGGGACATCTCACGCGACTGCATCCCGTCCTTTTACAACCCCGACCCGCACAACTCGCAAGAGAGAtgggcagcggtgcaccgtgaggtggaggcgtACGATGCGGCAGTCGCGTCCGCAACCAACCACTTCCGCCAGGCAGAGACTTACAACTTCTTCGCAAACAACTGCCACGCTTTCGTGGCCGCAGCGCTGAATAGGAGCCAATTTCAGAAGGAGCACACGGGGACGGTGAGCCTCGCGATTGGTATGATGCTGCAGGGCCGCTACGTCAGCCTCAGACGCTTCATGAAGGCACACCTACCGTCTATCCTGCTCGTGTTCGCCATCCTCATTCTCAGTATTATGCTGTAAACCAACATATTGCGTCGCATTCAACTCAAAAACAtttttctcctccgcttTGTCCACTCCCTGCCATTGAGCATGACGGCTCAGCCCTGCTCAACCCCACGGCCCGCCCACAGGGAGCCCATCAcgtggtgcgcagccgccATAGACACACGCGCTGGGGCGATGGTCTGGCACAGCCAGCTGAGCCCTGCCCCCTGCCCAACGCACCAcccccagccgccgccaccccgcCGCTCCCCACAGGGTCCATTGGTCGGggcagcgcaggcgcgccacaccagcaggcagtgaGAATGCGGTGGGGTGCGCTCCAGTgacgctggcactctggcCTCGCTACATCGTGGGTGCATGACCCTGtcgccaccagaggtggctcggcgcagtggcggggagggggtgggctgCGTGGCTACCCCCGAgagcaggggagggaaggggtggaAGCCCTGAGCACTGGGGTGTTATTCCCTGATACGAGATCGCAGAATGCAATGCCACGGCAGAAAACAGAGCTCAGTACCCACTCCGTCTGCATATCCCCATAATCTCCCAGAAtcacttcctcctttctcttttacCGCCCACAACTCAACAACATCGCCTGCCCACCCATCCCCTCATCATCTCCTCAACAAACAACAGGGAtagggagaggaagaggagtggGGCAGTAACCCCTTAGAATTCACCGCCCAAATTGCCTTTAGTAGATTAATAGGCAACCACAGTACTCACAGCAGCCTTCCCTGGGCGTTAGGAaccttctttcctccctgtgcctgtgtatACTGCTgcaagacaaaaaaaaactgaaCAANNNNNNNNNNNNNNNNNNNNNNNNNNNNNNNNNNNNNNNNNNNNNNNNNNNNNNNNNNNNNNNNNNNNNNNNNNNNNNNNNNNNNNNNNNNNNNNNNNNNNNNNNNNNNNNNNNNNNNNNNNNNNNNNNNNNNNNNNNNNNNNNNNNNNNNNNNNNNNNNNNNNNNNNNNNNNNNNNNNNNNNNNNNNNNNNNNNNNNNNNNNNNNNNNNNNNNNNNNNNNNNNNNNNNNNNNNNNNNNNNNNNNNNNNNNNNNNNNNNNNNNNNNNNNNNNNNNNNNNNNNNNNNNNNNNNNNNNNNNNNNNNNNNNNNNNNNNNNNNNNNNNNNNNNNNNNNNNNNNNNNNNNNNNNNNNNNNNNNNNNNNNNNNNNNNNNNNNNNNNNNNNNNNNNNNNNNNNNNNNNNNNNNNNNNNNNNNNNNNNNNNNNNNNNNNNNNNNNNNNNNNNNNNNNNNNNNNNNNNNNNNNNNNNNNNNNNNNNNNNNNNNNNNNNNNNNNNNNNNNNNNNNNNNNNNNNNNNNNNNNNNNNNNNNNNNNNNNNNNNNNNNNNNNNNNNN
This portion of the Leishmania panamensis strain MHOM/PA/94/PSC-1 chromosome 27 sequence genome encodes:
- a CDS encoding hypothetical protein (TriTrypDB/GeneDB-style sysID: LpmP.27.0891); translation: MLESTMENRGDFSADMPVQLPPTIDPVHEHYPFCIVWSPIPILTWFLPFVGHIAVCDSQGHIYDFQESYRIGQDRMLFGNPVKYWDISRDCIPSFYNPDPHNSQERWAAVHREVEAYDAAVASATNHFRQAETYNFFANNCHAFVAAALNRSQFQKEHTGTVSLAIGMMLQGRYVSLRRFMKAHLPSILLVFAILILSIML